CATAGATGTTCTCATTCAGCTTTCGGCCCAGATTCTCACTTGCATACGTGATGATCTCTTCCACAATTTCAATCAGTTCCATCGGAACTTCGCGCAGCAGCATTTTGAAATTATCGGATGTTTGTTTGTTTTTCAATGCAAATACTTTCTGGATGCGGGTCTCGTCTACTTTATCCCCCGGCTTTTTCTTAAAGGCAATCCCACGTCCCATCACCACAAGCTCTGCTCCATCCGCCTGATAGATGCTAATGACGTTATTGTTGATAACCTTTGCTATTTTCACTTCAATCCCCCCGTCACGTTCCACTCTCTTGGCAGTTATACATCGTCTTTTGGGCATACAAAAAAAACCTGAAGCATCACAAAATAAACAAGACATGGTGGTCTGCTTTTTTTGGTGCTTAGGTTTTGCCTACTTCGAGTAGTAACAATCCCAGAAACGATATAATTGCGTCAAGTATAGCGCGAACCTGACTATATGTCAACGCTTTCAATGTGAGGACAATCGGAAGTCCCATGGTTATATAAATTGAACTAGATAATACTTACACTAGCTACTCCGATGACAGAACAACCTTCCGATCGCTGTTATCCCCAGCCTAAATGTTTAGTTCAATTTATATAAGATGAAACTTCCGATGTTTTATTGCCGTACAAGACCATTTTAATTCAGAAAAATATAAACTAAGCGTCACCCAGGTTTGTTCCGTTGGATTCGATCACATTTTTGTACCACTCAAAACTCTTCTTCTTCAATCGTGTCAGTTCACCATGACCTTCATTATTACGATCCACGTAAATGTAGCCATAGCGTTTTCGCATCTCACCTGAGGAAGCACTCACAATATCAATAGGTCCCCAGCTGGTGTAACCAATGATGTTCACCCCATCCTGAATGGCCTCACCCATTTCAGCTACATGTCGTTTCAAGTAGTCAATCCGGTACGCATCATCCACTTTACCTTCCGGTGTAACCACGTCATTGGCACCAAATCCATTCTCAACAACAAACAGCGGCTTCTGATAACGATCATGTAGTTGATTGGCGGTAATACGGAATCCTTTAGGATCAATCGTCCAGCCCCACTCGGACTTCGCCAGATATGGATTGGCTACCGAGCCAAATACGTTACCGCTGGTCATATTTTTGATAACTTCCGGATCGGTACTGGTTGTACGACTTGAATAGTAGCTGAAACCGATATAATCTACCGTATGATTCTTCAAGATTTCCGCATCACCCGGCTGCATAACGATGTTCAATTCGTGGTCCTTGAAGAAACGTTTGGCGTAACCCGGATATTCCCCACGTGACTGCACATCGATGAAGAAATAGGACTCTCTATCTTTTTCCATGCCTTGGAACACATCTTCCGGATTACAGGTATACGGATAGAAGCTTCCTGCGGCGAGCATGCACCCAATCATGGCACCTGGGATAATCTCATGACATGCCTTGACTGCCAGTGCACTTGCAACCAGTTGGTGGTGAGCAGCCTGATATTGGATCTCCTTGATATTATCCCCTTCATTGAACGCCAACCCCGCCCCAAGGAACGGAAGATGAAGCAGCATGTTAATTTCATTGAACGTCATCCAGTATTTCACCTTGTCTTTGTACCGAGTGAATACCGTTGTAGCGTACGTCTCGAATAGCGTTACCAGTTCACGACTTCTCCAGCTGCCGTACTTCTCGATCAGGTGCACAGGCACATCAAAGTGAGCTAATGTAACCACAGGTTCAATGCCGTTTTTCAACAAT
The nucleotide sequence above comes from Paenibacillus sp. W2I17. Encoded proteins:
- a CDS encoding 6-phospho-beta-glucosidase; translated protein: MTNFKFPKDFLWGGAIAANQAEGAYLEDGKGLSIVDLLPTGENRRSIMKGNVPAFTPLATEFYPSHEAIDFYHRYPEDIALFAEMGFKALRVSIAWARIFPTGEDAQPNEAGLQFYDNLFDELLKNGIEPVVTLAHFDVPVHLIEKYGSWRSRELVTLFETYATTVFTRYKDKVKYWMTFNEINMLLHLPFLGAGLAFNEGDNIKEIQYQAAHHQLVASALAVKACHEIIPGAMIGCMLAAGSFYPYTCNPEDVFQGMEKDRESYFFIDVQSRGEYPGYAKRFFKDHELNIVMQPGDAEILKNHTVDYIGFSYYSSRTTSTDPEVIKNMTSGNVFGSVANPYLAKSEWGWTIDPKGFRITANQLHDRYQKPLFVVENGFGANDVVTPEGKVDDAYRIDYLKRHVAEMGEAIQDGVNIIGYTSWGPIDIVSASSGEMRKRYGYIYVDRNNEGHGELTRLKKKSFEWYKNVIESNGTNLGDA